In Herbaspirillum seropedicae, a single window of DNA contains:
- a CDS encoding GNAT family N-acetyltransferase, protein MPAPSTHDPQTVRAPLPDLLLRPMEADDLAHCHRLSLRFKWPHRLEDWNFLLQRGQGYLLENTDAEAPLRVVGSVVCTPYGAHHAVIGMLLVQAELQRRGLGRRLMQQAASAVQGHSLIVNATAAGMPLYKQLGFVQQDVLHQFQGSSAQPVLVSLPPGERVRPMGKNDVPRLLALDAQATGMDRSKLLLALLDMSEAVALDRDGEMLGFALVRRFGHGRVIGPVVAPDAERAKGLIAHWINTYSDSFIRLDVFESTGLPSWLDKLGLTCVDHVTRMCKGEPPVRDPGMQLFSIVNQALG, encoded by the coding sequence ATGCCCGCGCCGTCCACCCATGACCCCCAGACTGTCCGCGCGCCCTTGCCCGACCTGCTGTTGCGCCCCATGGAAGCGGATGACCTGGCTCACTGCCACCGGCTCTCGCTGCGCTTCAAGTGGCCGCACCGGCTGGAAGACTGGAATTTCCTGCTGCAGCGGGGACAAGGCTACCTGCTGGAAAACACGGACGCGGAGGCGCCGCTACGGGTGGTCGGCAGCGTGGTCTGCACTCCTTATGGCGCACACCACGCGGTCATCGGCATGCTGCTGGTGCAGGCCGAATTGCAGCGACGCGGCCTGGGGCGGCGACTGATGCAGCAGGCGGCCAGCGCGGTCCAGGGGCACAGCCTGATCGTCAACGCCACGGCCGCCGGCATGCCGCTCTACAAGCAGCTGGGTTTCGTGCAGCAGGATGTGCTGCACCAGTTCCAGGGCAGCTCGGCGCAGCCGGTGCTGGTGTCGCTGCCGCCGGGCGAGCGCGTGCGCCCGATGGGCAAGAATGATGTGCCGCGGCTGTTGGCGCTGGATGCGCAAGCCACCGGCATGGATCGCAGCAAGCTCTTGCTGGCGCTGCTGGACATGTCCGAAGCCGTGGCGCTGGACCGCGATGGCGAGATGCTGGGCTTTGCGCTGGTGCGCCGCTTCGGCCATGGCCGCGTGATCGGACCGGTGGTCGCACCCGACGCCGAGCGCGCCAAGGGCTTGATCGCGCATTGGATCAATACCTATTCGGATTCCTTCATCCGCCTCGATGTCTTCGAATCGACCGGCCTGCCCTCCTGGCTGGACAAGCTGGGCCTGACCTGCGTGGACCATGTCACGCGCATGTGCAAGGGCGAGCCGCCGGTGCGCGACCCTGGCATGCAGCTGTTCTCCATCGTCAACCAGGCGCTGGGCTGA
- a CDS encoding NAD-dependent succinate-semialdehyde dehydrogenase, producing MTSLTLQRQDLMPGAQLIGADWRGAADGRQLDVSDPATGQVFASVPDGGAADARAAVEAAVAAFAAWRATPAKQRAGIIKRWNDLLLAHQDDLGRLISREQGKPLAEAKGEVAYAASYVEWFGEEATRANGDIIPAPVTGRRMMALKEPVGVVAAITPWNFPAAMIARKIAPALAAGCTVVCKPAEDTPLTSLALVRLAQEAGVPVGVINIVTASRERTPEVVDVWLADGRVRKISFTGSTAVGKHLARHSADTLKKLSLELGGNAPFIVFDDADVDAAIDGVMAAKFRNGGQTCVSPNRIYVQEKVYDAFVDKLGARVAALKVGPATDPASQIGPMINARAIAKIDQHVRDAIARGARVITGGKRLQGPGFGSDNYYAPTVLADVTGAMQCSCEETFGPVAPITRFATEDEVIAAANATPFGLAAYFYSTDVRRIHRVTDALESGIVGVNEGALAAEAAPFGGVKESGYGREGSVHGLDDYLHTKYVCQGQL from the coding sequence ATGACCTCTCTTACCTTGCAACGCCAGGACCTCATGCCCGGCGCCCAACTGATCGGCGCCGACTGGCGCGGCGCGGCCGATGGCCGCCAGCTCGACGTGAGCGACCCGGCCACCGGCCAGGTGTTCGCCTCGGTGCCCGATGGCGGCGCGGCCGATGCCCGCGCCGCCGTGGAGGCGGCCGTGGCCGCCTTTGCGGCCTGGCGCGCCACGCCGGCCAAGCAGCGCGCCGGCATCATCAAGCGCTGGAACGATCTGCTGCTGGCGCATCAGGACGACCTGGGCCGCCTGATCTCGCGCGAGCAAGGCAAACCCCTGGCCGAAGCCAAGGGGGAAGTGGCCTATGCCGCCAGTTACGTGGAATGGTTTGGCGAAGAAGCCACGCGCGCCAACGGCGACATCATTCCCGCACCCGTCACGGGCCGCCGCATGATGGCCCTGAAGGAACCGGTCGGTGTCGTGGCCGCCATCACGCCGTGGAATTTCCCGGCGGCGATGATCGCCCGCAAGATCGCTCCAGCCCTGGCCGCAGGCTGCACGGTGGTGTGCAAGCCGGCCGAGGATACGCCGCTGACGTCGCTGGCGCTGGTCCGCCTGGCGCAGGAAGCGGGGGTGCCCGTTGGCGTCATCAACATCGTCACCGCCTCGCGCGAACGCACGCCCGAGGTGGTGGACGTGTGGCTGGCCGATGGACGGGTACGCAAGATCAGCTTCACCGGATCGACCGCCGTGGGCAAGCACCTGGCGCGCCATTCGGCCGACACCCTCAAGAAGCTCTCGCTGGAACTGGGCGGCAATGCGCCCTTCATCGTGTTTGACGATGCGGACGTGGACGCCGCCATCGATGGCGTGATGGCGGCCAAGTTCCGCAACGGTGGCCAGACCTGCGTGAGTCCCAACCGCATCTACGTGCAGGAGAAGGTGTACGACGCCTTCGTGGACAAGCTGGGCGCGCGCGTGGCCGCCTTGAAGGTCGGCCCGGCCACCGATCCGGCCTCGCAGATCGGCCCCATGATCAATGCCCGCGCCATCGCCAAGATCGACCAGCACGTGCGCGATGCCATCGCACGCGGCGCGCGCGTGATCACCGGCGGCAAACGGCTGCAGGGTCCCGGTTTCGGCAGCGACAACTACTATGCCCCGACCGTGCTGGCCGACGTGACCGGCGCGATGCAATGCAGCTGCGAAGAGACCTTCGGCCCGGTCGCCCCGATCACCCGCTTCGCCACCGAAGACGAAGTGATTGCCGCCGCCAATGCCACGCCCTTCGGCCTGGCGGCCTACTTCTACTCCACCGATGTGCGGCGCATCCATCGCGTCACCGATGCGCTGGAAAGCGGTATCGTGGGCGTCAACGAAGGCGCCCTGGCGGCCGAGGCCGCGCCCTTTGGCGGCGTGAAGGAATCGGGCTACGGCCGCGAAGGCTCGGTACATGGCCTGGACGATTACCTGCATACCAAATACGTTTGCCAGGGCCAGCTCTGA